The proteins below come from a single Gimesia alba genomic window:
- a CDS encoding GspE/PulE/PilB domain-containing protein produces MAIDVYKDWLGIPEGDRPPHHYDLLRLVKFEDDEEKIRAHYKKLNAHVRKYASGKYSNESQELLNELAKAMLCLTDPERKREYDESLGREFDEDEQTGPQSVEQILVEQGHITKDQAAELKQFADQRGLSMRDAAVQMRFVNAETATQAMARSKGMPYIDLEETVPDHSILLQLPEHVAKRNTILPLFIDDDVLLVACADQPTHELEDDLRMRYQVPSRWVLAMPRSINTGIKQFYAAAEEVEEDPSEEVSTKTKSKKETKPAKKVEKKKPARGPAQLSPEELKEKKMLAFIFSGWAFCGAILIDQFVLKNFVFPQTWPWHFMLTTLAVPIIAFYLMSGMWKK; encoded by the coding sequence GTGGCAATAGATGTCTACAAGGATTGGCTGGGAATTCCGGAAGGGGATCGCCCTCCACATCATTATGACTTACTGCGATTGGTCAAATTCGAAGACGATGAAGAAAAGATTCGAGCACATTATAAAAAATTAAACGCGCATGTTCGCAAGTATGCGTCCGGAAAATACTCGAATGAGTCTCAAGAGCTGTTAAACGAACTGGCGAAAGCCATGCTCTGTTTAACCGATCCGGAACGAAAACGAGAATACGATGAAAGCCTGGGGCGAGAGTTCGACGAGGATGAACAGACCGGCCCGCAATCAGTCGAACAGATCCTGGTAGAACAGGGACATATCACAAAAGATCAGGCTGCGGAATTGAAGCAATTTGCGGATCAGCGTGGATTGTCCATGAGAGATGCCGCCGTCCAAATGCGATTCGTCAATGCGGAAACGGCGACTCAGGCCATGGCCCGTTCTAAGGGGATGCCTTATATCGATCTGGAAGAAACGGTACCTGACCACAGTATTCTACTTCAGCTTCCGGAACACGTGGCCAAACGCAATACGATTCTGCCTCTCTTCATTGATGACGATGTCCTGCTAGTCGCCTGTGCAGATCAACCGACGCATGAATTGGAAGACGACCTGCGCATGCGATATCAGGTTCCTTCCCGTTGGGTGCTGGCCATGCCCCGCTCTATCAATACCGGAATCAAACAATTTTATGCGGCTGCAGAAGAGGTTGAAGAAGATCCTTCTGAAGAAGTTTCCACAAAAACCAAATCGAAAAAAGAGACCAAACCTGCTAAAAAAGTCGAGAAAAAGAAACCAGCCCGCGGTCCTGCCCAGCTTTCCCCTGAAGAGCTGAAAGAAAAGAAAATGCTCGCTTTCATTTTCAGCGGCTGGGCATTTTGTGGTGCGATCTTAATCGACCAGTTTGTTCTGAAAAACTTTGTCTTCCCACAGACGTGGCCCTGGCATTTCATGCTGACCACACTCGCCGTCCCCATCATCGCCTTTTATCTGATGTCCGGGATGTGGAAGAAGTAA
- a CDS encoding Hsp70 family protein: MKFVEGHTVGIDLGTTYSAIAQLDTDGQPISLKNTDGRSITPSVVLLGEEGRVVVGPSFERTAIEDDPTRIVEAVKRHMGDDHFYVVYQEKKLTAEFLSALILKKMKQDAEKEIGTIANAVITVPYYFNDVRRKATQDAGRIAGLNVIDIINEPTAATLAYAWKRDELGNPDAMPNGERTILVYDLGGGTFDVTIVRYSPTQFRVLATDGDVMLGGLDWSQRIVDHVAEQFKKKFGSDPREDPVAMRTCVQECEDAKRELSQKAQTPVSIYHKGNTLTVALTRGDFERMTADLLQRTRDTTELVMQQAGVEKGQLDDVVLVGGSTLMPVVEEMLKKVCGSEPSRTMNPEEAVAQGAAIHAAILEARATGGESRMAQAVIKRLRSVNTADVNSHSLGVKITDPNDRTRKINHIMIKRNTEIPASVSQKFVTTSDNQQRIHVVILEGEASDPDACSTIGDFRIFNLPANLPKGSPVEVTYRYDANGRIHASARELTGNNESATEIVRDSGLDTEGIDRFEVLAKDYVVE, encoded by the coding sequence ATGAAGTTTGTTGAAGGTCATACTGTTGGCATTGATTTAGGAACAACCTACTCAGCAATCGCACAACTTGACACTGATGGTCAGCCCATCTCTTTGAAGAATACCGACGGGCGTTCGATTACCCCTTCTGTGGTTTTACTGGGAGAGGAAGGCCGTGTTGTTGTCGGTCCCTCTTTTGAGCGAACCGCCATTGAAGACGATCCCACCCGCATCGTCGAAGCCGTCAAACGACATATGGGCGACGATCATTTTTATGTGGTCTATCAGGAAAAGAAGCTGACCGCGGAATTTCTTTCTGCTCTGATTCTCAAAAAGATGAAGCAGGATGCCGAAAAAGAAATCGGCACGATCGCGAATGCAGTGATTACCGTTCCTTATTACTTCAATGATGTGCGTCGTAAAGCAACTCAAGACGCTGGTCGGATCGCCGGTTTGAATGTGATTGATATCATCAACGAACCGACGGCGGCTACACTGGCTTATGCCTGGAAGCGGGACGAACTCGGTAACCCCGACGCGATGCCGAACGGCGAACGCACGATTCTCGTTTATGACCTGGGTGGTGGTACGTTTGACGTGACGATCGTCCGTTATTCGCCGACCCAATTCCGCGTGCTCGCGACTGACGGTGACGTCATGCTGGGGGGGCTCGACTGGAGTCAACGTATCGTCGACCACGTCGCAGAACAGTTTAAAAAGAAATTTGGCAGTGACCCGCGCGAAGATCCCGTCGCCATGCGGACCTGTGTGCAGGAGTGTGAAGACGCCAAACGCGAGTTAAGCCAGAAAGCCCAGACTCCGGTTTCCATTTATCACAAAGGCAACACCTTAACGGTTGCCCTCACACGTGGCGATTTCGAACGTATGACAGCCGACTTGCTGCAACGAACACGTGACACGACCGAACTGGTGATGCAACAGGCGGGCGTGGAAAAAGGTCAGCTCGATGATGTCGTGCTGGTCGGTGGTTCAACATTGATGCCTGTGGTCGAAGAGATGTTGAAAAAAGTTTGCGGCAGCGAACCTTCTCGTACAATGAACCCCGAAGAAGCAGTGGCACAGGGTGCGGCGATTCATGCAGCGATTCTGGAAGCCCGGGCAACGGGTGGCGAAAGCCGCATGGCTCAAGCCGTGATCAAGCGTTTGCGCAGCGTCAATACAGCTGATGTGAACTCGCACTCTCTGGGTGTGAAAATTACCGACCCCAATGACCGCACACGCAAGATCAATCATATTATGATCAAGCGAAACACAGAGATCCCTGCCAGTGTCAGTCAGAAATTTGTGACAACTTCAGACAATCAGCAGCGGATTCATGTGGTCATTCTGGAAGGGGAAGCCAGTGATCCGGATGCCTGTTCGACGATCGGCGATTTCCGGATTTTCAACTTGCCTGCGAATTTGCCCAAGGGATCGCCTGTGGAAGTCACCTATCGTTACGATGCCAATGGTCGAATCCATGCTTCCGCACGGGAATTGACAGGCAATAACGAATCGGCAACTGAAATCGTCCGTGATTCCGGGCTGGATACCGAAGGCATCGACCGCTTCGAAGTTCTGGCGAAGGACTACGTGGTCGAGTAA
- a CDS encoding phospho-sugar mutase: MNQPSPSLDSQQAIEIARSAVTEKQLSEPAFTNLQRWLTEPQYAPYQPALLQLIEAGDFGTLDTYFWEVIPFGTGGRRGLMSDLGSATINERTIAESAHGLAAYYKKASGNETGKAAIAHDSRINSNRFARIAASVIAAHGLTVYFYKTARSTPELSFAVRHLGCDVGAMITASHNPPSDNGFKAYWSTGGQVLPPHDQGIIDEVYQATEIPMLDFDQAVEQGLIKYIDEEVAGEYRSSVIAQSHSTNRDLSGLFSPLHGVGETSVFAVLQQVGFTGIKRFEPQCEQNGNFPNVPDQLPNPERTEVYQPAIALGQETGADIILASDPDADRLGVCARNESGEFVHLTGNQIGALLADYVLGKRKEAGTLTPDHFVVETIVTTPLIAAISRAADVRIINNLLVGFKYIAETMDEEGPDKFVFGTEESLGYLAGEYCRDKDAAVAALWVSELAAELKSEGKTLLNRLNELYVEHGYHLEGQVSKTCKGSSGNEQIKQLMKAFRQTPPQNMGNLTFTLVRDYQNLEIRALPENSPSETFSKPQGNVLMFEAQAEGAPLTVQLGVRPSGTEPKIKFYYFAQAEVSDPAQLEENKSGVQSTIEGFKQSLMDWIDQTLETS, translated from the coding sequence ATGAACCAGCCGTCCCCTTCTCTGGATTCCCAGCAGGCCATTGAAATCGCCCGCTCAGCCGTCACCGAAAAACAACTTTCTGAGCCTGCTTTCACCAATTTGCAGCGCTGGCTTACTGAACCTCAGTACGCTCCTTATCAGCCCGCGCTGTTACAGCTGATCGAAGCCGGAGATTTCGGGACGTTGGACACTTATTTTTGGGAAGTGATCCCCTTCGGAACCGGTGGCCGACGCGGTTTGATGAGTGATTTGGGTTCTGCCACAATCAACGAAAGAACAATTGCCGAATCGGCTCATGGACTGGCCGCCTATTACAAAAAAGCCTCCGGTAACGAAACCGGTAAGGCGGCCATAGCCCACGATTCCCGAATCAATTCGAATCGCTTTGCCCGTATCGCCGCGAGTGTGATTGCTGCTCACGGCTTGACTGTTTACTTTTACAAAACCGCGCGCTCCACGCCGGAGCTTTCTTTCGCGGTCCGACATCTTGGCTGTGATGTGGGGGCGATGATCACGGCTTCTCATAACCCCCCCTCGGATAACGGCTTTAAAGCTTACTGGTCTACCGGAGGTCAAGTGCTGCCGCCACACGATCAGGGCATTATTGATGAAGTGTATCAGGCAACCGAGATTCCGATGCTGGACTTTGATCAGGCGGTCGAGCAGGGATTGATCAAGTATATCGACGAAGAGGTCGCCGGTGAATATCGCAGTTCGGTCATCGCACAGAGTCATTCGACGAACCGCGATCTGAGTGGACTGTTTTCCCCCCTGCATGGAGTGGGAGAAACGTCTGTGTTTGCAGTGCTGCAGCAGGTCGGATTTACCGGGATCAAGCGGTTTGAGCCCCAGTGTGAGCAGAACGGGAACTTCCCCAATGTGCCCGATCAACTTCCCAACCCGGAACGTACGGAAGTTTACCAGCCCGCGATTGCGCTGGGTCAAGAGACCGGAGCCGACATCATCCTGGCCAGCGATCCGGATGCCGACCGATTGGGAGTTTGTGCCCGCAACGAATCAGGGGAATTCGTGCATCTCACGGGGAATCAGATTGGTGCTTTACTGGCCGATTATGTACTCGGCAAGCGTAAAGAGGCGGGCACGCTGACGCCGGATCATTTTGTGGTTGAGACGATTGTGACGACGCCGCTCATCGCCGCCATTTCTCGCGCAGCGGATGTGCGGATCATCAATAATCTGCTGGTCGGGTTCAAATACATTGCGGAAACGATGGATGAAGAGGGCCCTGACAAATTTGTATTTGGTACGGAAGAATCTCTGGGATATCTGGCAGGTGAATACTGCCGGGACAAAGATGCTGCTGTTGCAGCGCTGTGGGTCAGTGAACTGGCAGCGGAGCTGAAAAGTGAAGGGAAAACACTGCTCAATCGTTTGAATGAACTGTATGTCGAGCATGGCTACCATCTGGAAGGACAGGTTTCCAAGACCTGTAAAGGGTCGTCGGGTAATGAACAGATCAAGCAGTTGATGAAAGCATTTCGTCAGACACCCCCTCAAAATATGGGAAATCTCACATTTACGCTGGTCAGGGACTATCAAAACCTTGAAATTCGCGCATTACCCGAAAATAGCCCGTCCGAGACCTTTTCTAAACCTCAGGGAAATGTTCTGATGTTTGAAGCACAGGCAGAGGGGGCACCTCTGACTGTACAACTGGGAGTGCGACCATCAGGCACGGAGCCCAAGATTAAGTTCTATTACTTTGCACAGGCTGAGGTGTCGGATCCGGCCCAACTGGAGGAAAACAAAAGTGGGGTGCAGTCGACGATTGAAGGCTTTAAACAGTCTTTGATGGATTGGATTGATCAAACCCTGGAAACCAGTTAA
- a CDS encoding inositol-3-phosphate synthase: protein MTKQRIGIWIIGAWGGVSTTAAIGLLSLQKGLTGTSGLVSEHPYFEKLDLVGWDQVVIGGHEIRETSFVEAARHFSETSGVFHPALLQAVEPELNEFDNNVKPGTLIHVGDTIRSLAGDSVKQYDQESLQDTLARLSADMTEFQKQHDLAHVVVVNLASTEPPVEESAKALTLAELKEKLASAETSPVPASALYAIAAMNAGCSHLNFTPSAGTDLPALIELAEEKQILHGGRDGKTGETLMKSVLAPMFAHRNLNVMSWVGHNIFGNLDGKVLDDPVNKSNKVHSKDHLLTEILGYKPQTLVSIEYIESMGDWKTAWDHIHFKGFLDTKMSLQFTWQGTDSVLAAPLVLDMVRFTEREWRRGNRSGVMTHLSSFFKSPMQATTPEFERQYQQLEEWANTVSEE, encoded by the coding sequence ATGACGAAACAGCGTATCGGGATTTGGATCATCGGAGCATGGGGTGGCGTTTCAACGACAGCAGCTATCGGACTGTTATCGCTTCAGAAAGGGCTCACGGGGACCAGCGGTCTCGTTTCAGAACATCCTTACTTTGAAAAGTTGGATCTGGTGGGCTGGGATCAAGTCGTTATCGGCGGACATGAAATCCGCGAGACTTCGTTTGTGGAAGCAGCCAGGCACTTCAGTGAAACATCGGGTGTCTTTCACCCCGCTTTGTTACAGGCAGTGGAGCCGGAACTCAACGAGTTCGATAATAATGTCAAACCAGGAACGCTGATTCATGTCGGCGATACGATTCGTTCGTTAGCCGGTGATTCCGTCAAGCAGTATGATCAGGAATCGCTGCAGGATACGCTGGCACGGCTTTCCGCAGACATGACCGAATTCCAGAAGCAGCATGATCTGGCGCACGTGGTGGTCGTCAATCTGGCCTCGACCGAACCTCCGGTTGAAGAATCGGCCAAGGCACTGACGCTGGCTGAGTTGAAAGAAAAACTCGCATCGGCAGAGACGTCGCCGGTTCCCGCCAGTGCCCTGTATGCGATCGCCGCTATGAACGCCGGCTGCTCGCATCTCAACTTCACCCCGTCCGCGGGGACGGACCTGCCGGCATTGATTGAGCTGGCGGAAGAGAAACAGATCTTACACGGCGGCCGTGACGGCAAAACCGGCGAAACATTGATGAAAAGCGTGCTTGCACCGATGTTTGCACATCGCAATCTGAATGTGATGAGCTGGGTCGGGCATAACATTTTCGGGAACCTGGATGGGAAAGTCCTCGATGATCCAGTGAATAAATCCAACAAGGTGCATTCCAAAGATCATCTGTTGACGGAAATTCTCGGTTATAAGCCACAGACTCTGGTTTCCATTGAATACATTGAATCCATGGGCGACTGGAAAACGGCCTGGGATCACATTCACTTTAAAGGCTTCCTGGATACAAAAATGTCGCTGCAGTTTACCTGGCAGGGAACGGATTCGGTTCTGGCGGCGCCACTGGTGCTCGATATGGTGCGCTTTACGGAACGCGAATGGCGTCGCGGCAATCGCAGTGGCGTGATGACGCATTTGAGTTCGTTCTTCAAGAGCCCGATGCAGGCCACCACTCCCGAATTTGAGCGTCAGTATCAGCAGCTTGAGGAATGGGCCAACACCGTCTCTGAGGAATAG
- a CDS encoding UbiA family prenyltransferase, with product MKKCLAYFQLMRLPAVFTAMSDIILGFLLTHGSFNPPVSFALLLVASAGLYLSGMVFNDVFDRKVDAEERPSRPIPSGRISTQKAAALGGLLMLAGVGAAQTVGTQSLIVAGLLVVAILGYDTILKKTFLGPVMMGICRFLNVMLGASAVAREINLWVKPQLRIAAALGLFILGLTWFARMEAKQSHRGHLIGGMLVINAGLGALVWMLATYPWPQQLNLTMVLAATGVVILTINRRLVQAVLNPIPQNVQIAVKTMLTSYVMLNAIMVFVWTANPQYAIITAALLLPTILLSRWMSVT from the coding sequence ATGAAGAAGTGTCTGGCTTACTTTCAATTGATGCGTCTGCCTGCTGTCTTTACAGCGATGTCAGATATCATTCTCGGCTTTTTGTTGACGCACGGTTCGTTCAATCCGCCGGTCTCATTTGCATTACTGCTGGTCGCCTCTGCCGGTCTGTATCTTTCAGGCATGGTGTTCAATGATGTGTTCGACCGGAAAGTCGATGCGGAAGAACGTCCTTCGCGCCCCATTCCTTCAGGACGCATCTCGACTCAAAAGGCAGCCGCCTTAGGCGGCTTGTTGATGCTGGCAGGCGTTGGTGCCGCGCAAACGGTTGGCACACAGAGCCTGATTGTCGCCGGTCTGCTGGTCGTGGCCATACTCGGTTATGACACGATTCTGAAAAAAACGTTTCTGGGCCCGGTGATGATGGGCATCTGTCGTTTTCTGAATGTGATGTTAGGCGCGAGTGCTGTCGCACGCGAAATCAATCTCTGGGTCAAACCGCAACTCCGCATCGCTGCCGCTCTCGGACTGTTTATTCTGGGGCTCACCTGGTTTGCGCGGATGGAAGCCAAACAGAGTCATCGGGGGCATTTGATTGGTGGTATGCTGGTGATCAATGCAGGGCTCGGCGCACTGGTCTGGATGCTGGCGACCTATCCCTGGCCGCAACAGCTTAATCTAACAATGGTCCTGGCGGCGACCGGCGTGGTGATACTGACCATTAATCGTCGTCTGGTTCAGGCCGTTTTAAATCCGATCCCTCAAAATGTACAGATCGCTGTCAAAACGATGCTCACTTCATATGTGATGCTCAACGCGATCATGGTCTTCGTCTGGACCGCGAACCCACAGTACGCCATAATCACTGCAGCGTTACTGCTTCCGACGATTCTGCTCTCACGCTGGATGTCGGTGACCTGA
- a CDS encoding multidrug effflux MFS transporter → MNHKREPAAIAFGEFVALMASMQSLVALSIDAMLPALTEIGQELGAKAVNDSQLIVTILFLGLAFGQGIYGPLSDTTGRKPAVYLGFSLFLVGCCLSLFATDLTVMLCGRFLQGLGLAGPRCVIVAIVRDQYEGPAMARVMSFVMTIFIFVPAIAPTLGQGILLLAHWRTIFAALLGCGLLTLTWFTLRLPETLAVEHRIPFSLGRIYRAIREVCSHRVSLGYTISLGLITSAFLGYLSSAQLIFQKQYELGTMFPLYFAILALCIGGASFVNGRLVGRFGMHHLTRWSKRISTVISILFFLYVLSVGGHPPLWAMMGYMMTILFCFGIMYGNLNALAMEPLGHIAGVGSAVMGALSTLIAVPCGILIGHSFNGTVLPVISGFAVSGVLIMLVMHWVESKAETPEAEGNAN, encoded by the coding sequence TTGAATCATAAACGAGAACCTGCTGCCATCGCATTTGGCGAATTTGTGGCCTTGATGGCTTCGATGCAGTCTCTGGTAGCATTATCGATTGATGCCATGCTGCCTGCACTGACCGAAATTGGTCAGGAACTGGGGGCCAAAGCAGTCAACGACAGCCAGTTGATCGTCACCATTCTGTTTCTGGGGCTGGCGTTCGGGCAGGGCATTTATGGGCCTTTATCTGATACAACGGGGCGAAAGCCGGCTGTGTATCTCGGCTTCAGCCTGTTTCTGGTAGGATGTTGTCTCTCTCTGTTTGCGACGGACCTGACCGTGATGCTCTGCGGCCGCTTCCTGCAGGGACTGGGTCTGGCGGGGCCGCGGTGTGTGATTGTGGCGATTGTCCGTGATCAATATGAAGGTCCTGCGATGGCGCGGGTCATGTCATTTGTGATGACGATCTTTATCTTCGTGCCAGCCATCGCGCCAACGCTGGGGCAAGGCATCTTACTGCTGGCGCACTGGCGGACGATCTTTGCCGCGCTGCTGGGATGCGGCCTGCTGACGCTGACCTGGTTTACATTGCGCCTGCCTGAAACGTTGGCAGTGGAACATCGCATCCCGTTTTCCCTGGGGCGAATTTATCGCGCCATACGTGAAGTCTGTTCGCACCGGGTTTCGCTGGGGTATACGATTTCGCTGGGCTTGATCACGAGTGCCTTCCTGGGATACCTGAGTTCGGCGCAACTCATCTTTCAGAAACAGTACGAACTGGGAACGATGTTTCCGCTTTATTTTGCGATTCTGGCGCTGTGTATCGGCGGGGCCTCATTTGTAAACGGCCGACTGGTAGGACGATTCGGGATGCACCATCTGACGCGCTGGTCCAAACGGATTTCGACCGTCATTTCCATTTTGTTTTTTCTGTATGTGCTCTCCGTCGGCGGGCATCCGCCGCTCTGGGCCATGATGGGGTATATGATGACCATTCTGTTCTGCTTTGGGATCATGTACGGAAATTTGAACGCGCTGGCGATGGAGCCGCTCGGGCATATCGCCGGCGTAGGATCCGCGGTGATGGGGGCGCTGTCCACGTTGATTGCCGTACCCTGCGGCATTTTGATTGGTCACAGTTTTAATGGCACCGTGCTTCCTGTGATTAGCGGGTTTGCGGTCTCGGGCGTGCTGATCATGCTGGTGATGCATTGGGTAGAATCAAAAGCAGAAACCCCTGAGGCAGAAGGAAATGCTAATTAG
- a CDS encoding CHAD domain-containing protein has translation MGYQFKQQESLASGVRRIAGEQLSQAIRELKNAEQNPHQMIHEVRKHFKKLRGLIRLVRYGLGDDYARLNVWYRDAGRRLSRVRDAESMLESLQKLKARFSDLEQTDLFSEFENRFLARKQKLVEEWIDLDLELQNLAQQLESELEAVASWKIKGKAAKIIRDGLQQTYQRGSEALATLHQSPNDELFHECRKRSKYHLYHMRLINAVWPPMLTARITELDLLNDYLGDDHDLTVMTQLITGEADSFGSSANVEQLLLLIGQQRQTLQAAAFQMADRMFAEKPKAFARRMQGYWNLWRDERGGSSDTSDSK, from the coding sequence ATGGGATATCAATTCAAGCAGCAGGAATCACTGGCGAGCGGTGTCCGACGGATTGCAGGAGAGCAATTGAGTCAGGCGATCCGAGAGTTAAAGAATGCGGAACAGAACCCGCATCAGATGATCCATGAAGTGCGGAAACATTTCAAGAAATTGCGTGGACTAATTCGCCTGGTTCGTTATGGATTAGGCGACGACTATGCACGGCTCAATGTCTGGTATCGGGATGCCGGGCGGCGTCTGTCGCGCGTTAGAGATGCCGAGTCGATGTTGGAATCGCTGCAGAAACTGAAAGCACGTTTTTCCGATCTCGAACAGACTGACCTGTTTTCCGAATTTGAAAATCGATTTCTTGCCCGGAAACAGAAACTAGTGGAAGAATGGATTGATCTGGATCTGGAATTACAAAATCTCGCTCAGCAACTGGAATCGGAACTGGAAGCTGTAGCAAGCTGGAAGATCAAAGGAAAAGCAGCGAAGATCATTCGTGATGGTTTGCAACAGACCTACCAACGGGGTTCAGAAGCATTAGCCACACTGCATCAGAGTCCGAATGATGAGCTGTTTCATGAGTGCCGCAAGCGGAGCAAGTATCATCTGTATCATATGCGGCTCATCAATGCGGTCTGGCCGCCGATGTTGACAGCTCGCATTACAGAGCTTGACCTGCTGAATGATTATCTGGGTGATGATCATGATCTGACGGTGATGACGCAGCTGATCACCGGCGAAGCAGACTCCTTCGGTTCCTCTGCGAATGTGGAGCAACTTCTGTTACTGATCGGTCAACAGAGGCAAACGCTCCAGGCAGCGGCGTTCCAGATGGCGGATCGCATGTTTGCTGAGAAGCCCAAGGCGTTTGCCCGGCGGATGCAGGGCTACTGGAATCTCTGGCGCGATGAGCGCGGCGGCTCATCAGACACGAGTGACAGCAAGTAA
- a CDS encoding GNAT family N-acetyltransferase, which yields MITTRDATIDDLPAIVDIYNQSIPAGTATADTKPITVESRHAWFAQFSPDKRPIWVAEDESGQIVGCIYVSSFYAGRPAYDKTAEVSLYLASSHQKQGLGSFLLQKMIDACPALGITTLVGMHFDHNQGTKHLNKKFGFEVCGHLPEIAEVKGEKRGLLISLLRIPEAK from the coding sequence ATGATCACTACCCGCGATGCCACCATTGATGATTTGCCAGCGATCGTCGACATCTATAATCAATCAATTCCCGCCGGCACTGCGACCGCTGATACGAAGCCGATCACAGTGGAAAGTCGGCACGCATGGTTTGCGCAGTTTTCGCCGGACAAACGCCCGATCTGGGTGGCTGAGGATGAATCGGGCCAGATTGTCGGCTGCATTTATGTGAGTTCGTTCTATGCGGGCCGCCCTGCGTATGACAAGACGGCGGAAGTCAGTCTGTATCTGGCCAGTTCACATCAGAAGCAGGGACTGGGATCGTTTCTGTTACAGAAAATGATCGACGCCTGCCCTGCTCTGGGAATTACGACCCTGGTCGGCATGCACTTTGACCACAATCAGGGCACAAAACACCTGAATAAAAAATTCGGGTTCGAGGTCTGCGGACACCTGCCGGAAATTGCAGAAGTCAAGGGAGAAAAACGCGGACTGCTGATTTCCCTGTTGCGGATTCCGGAAGCAAAATAA